The Brachyspira hyodysenteriae ATCC 27164 sequence TGTTATATCAGATATTTTTTTACTTGCTTCAGAAATATCCTGCATATCTTTTAATGTTCTGTTTGAAGCCTCCACTCCATTTTTTGTAGCCTCTGCTGCTTTAGCACTAACTTCTTTAGCCTTTGATGAGTTTATAGAGGTATCTCTTAAAGAATTTGATAATGCCTCTATTGAACTTGCTAATTCCTCCAAAGAAGCTGCCTGAGATGAAGTTCTATCCGATAAATGTATGCTTCCATTAGAAATTGTAGCTGCATCATTATTTATATTGTTAATCTCTTCTTTAAAATTTGATATTACTTCTGATATATGAGCTTGCATATCATTTATTGAGTTTACAACTCTTCCCATCTCATCTTTTCTTTTATTATATTTTTCATCAAATTTTATATGGAAATTACCTTCAGCCATTTTGGTCATATTGACTGCTACCAAATTTAAACTGTTTGATATAGGTCTTGCTATTAGCATAACTAATACAGTTTCTAAAAGTATTAGAAACAATATAACTAACAATAGTGAAATTTTAAAAAATCCTAATGATTTATTTAATTTTGTATTTTCACCGTAACTAGTACATATCCATGATACAGAAGGAATTTTCATACTTATTATCCAGTTCTTATTTTCTAAATTATAAAAAATTTCTTTTCCTGTAACATCATTAATATATTTTGAGAATAAATTATTTTTTAATAATGTATTTTCTTCACTAAGTAAATAGTTTTTATCTTTATGATTCAAGTATATTCCTTTATCTGTAACAACGTTAATAGTGGCATTATTTTCACTGCCATATTGATCAGATATAGTTTGCAAATTTTTTAATGATATATCCATACCTATAACACCTTTTAAAGCATTATTTGTATAAACAGCCTTAGCAAATGTTACAACAACTTCTCCTGTAGTTGCTGCTATGTATGGAGCACTTACATAAAAATTTGTAGTTTTTAATGCACCTTGAAACCATTCCCTTGTAGTTTGATCATAATCAGGAGGTAAGCTTGACTCTAAAAGATTTATGAATGAACCTCCATTTTTGAAAGGTATATCATTAGCAAAATATAAATCTACCATTCCAGGATCTTTTAGTATTTCTCCGAATGCTATTAACATATCCTCTTTAGATATTGGAGCAGTATTGTATGATTTGATAACTTCTATTTTAGAATTAAAATATAATAGCCAATTTGCTATATCCATCTGAACATTATTCATGAAATTTATATTTTCTCTCATAAACCTTTCTTTATATATAGGTTCATATATTAATATTATAATTATATATACTGTAAATAAAAAAGCAGAAAATGGAAATAAAAATTTAAACATTAAATTATTAATATGTTTTAAAATATTTTTCATAAATCTACCCTCAATAATTTATATAACTATTATAGTAATATAAATTATTCAAGTCAAATAATATTAGATTTTTTATAAGGTATTTTTTATTTATTATCTCTATAATGCAGTAGATTAAGGAAATTAGTATTATAATCTTTTCTAGAAATTTCTTTGTTTTTATATAATAAATTTTTATATTTATCGTCTGTCTTTATAGTTTTATTTCTAAATCCTCCTTCCATTCTAAGTGAGTATAAAACATCTCCTATAGTAATTGATTCGGGAGGACAGCCTAAAGAATATGATATATTTGGTCCATTAGATATTTTTATAACATACATTGATTTTTCTAATGGTTCAGATATTTCTGTAATAATTGTAGGTGCTGTTCTAAGCTCTTTAGCCAATTCATACATGGTTATAGCTTTTTTTCTCTTTATAAATCTATATGATATTATATGCATAAATTCTAATGCTATAAGTTCTTTTTCGGCAAATGATAATTTAATACTGTTTTTATCCACTCCATAAGATCTGAAATATTGTATAGAGTAGGTGAGTTCTGCTCCGAATAATATTATAAGCCATACTATATATAACAATAATAATAAAACAGGTATTTGAGCAAAAGAACTTGCAGAAGACAATTCTGCAGGCATTATACTTGTAAGCATATTATTTTCGCTGCTTATAGTAACTATATCATCTATTTGAAAATTATATTTTAATAATTGTTCTGTTACATTTGGGGAAAAAGTTAAAAATTCAAGCATATTAGTTTCTATAGGTTCTTTTTTATATGTAGTTCCCCCTAAGCCTGTTCCAGTATTTTGTATAATAATGTAGCTTATTCTTTCTATTTTTATGCTGGATATATTATCAACATCAATTTTTTGATTTTTTTGAAGCATATTTTTATTAGTATTTAGATAATCATTATTACTAATTGTTTCTACATTGTAATTTGTTTCTAAATTATTATTATTGTTATTTGTTATTATTGATTCTATTATATTATTTTGTTTGTCTGTAGTATTTATTTCTTTTACTAAGTATTCTATTTTATATTTATCATTATCAAATATTTGCTTATAATTTTTTACATCTATATTAAGTTTAAAATATACACTAAATAGAGTTATTATAGCCATTGCAACCAATACTGAAGATATAGTGGCATTAGACCAATTTACTTTAGTTTGAGGTACTAATACATACAAGAATAATACTAATAAAGAAGTAGATATTATAGGTGTAACCCAAGATAATAATATTTTAATTAATGCAGGAAGACTATGCAAACTTATAGATGTATATGTAATTAGAGTAAATGATATACCAATAAGTATGGGTATTAAAAATAATAATGCTATATAATTAGCTGCTACCCTTGGTATAGAAGTTTTTATTTTTACGCGCCATATTTTTATTAATGATCTTTGTATGCTATGAAGTATCAACGCAACACTTACTACAGTTGATATGATACCTATTATTCCAAAACTAGCCAAATCTGTGTTATCAGCTATATTAAGTATTTGCCTTACCATAGGTTCATAGAATGGAGCATTTTTTTCCATCCAATCGAATATAAATACAAATATATTCTGATATATATTAAATATTCTTAATATAAAAAGTCCTACTATTAATGTTGGTATGAAAGATAATGTTACAAGATATGTTAAAGCTGCTGCTCTTATTGTACAGTCATCTTTAAAGAAGTCTGTTACAGCAAAGACTATTATTCTATAAGAATTCAAAAAAAACTTTTGTATGGGATTGAATAATTTAGGATCTGTATAATATATCTCTTCATTGAAAAAAATCTTCAATTTTTTGAAAAAATTTTTAATTTTTTGAATTTTAGTCATATAACACTTCTTGCAAAAAAAATTATATAATGTATAATATATAAACATTAAGCGAGGGTGGCGGAACTGGCAGACGCACTAGACTTAGGATCTAGCGCCCTAGGCATGAGGGTTCGATTCCCTCCCCTCGTAATCTTTATACATTATCATCATTCTTTTTATCATTATCAACTTCTATAGAAAATTTACATTTATTACAAACTTTCTTGTATCCGGAAGATGTTTTTATAATTCTCATAGAATTTTTACAATTACAAAATGGACAATCCTCATGATTTCTAAATACTATCATTGATATGAAATCTATTATTTTACCTATACCTGACACAAAAAATAGTATTCCGAACATTAATATAAATATAAATATAATAGCTATAAAAAATATAATAACCAATAAATCCACTTTTATATATCCATTACTAGTTTTGCATATTATATCTTAAATATAAGATTTTTTAAAGAAGTCTGAGTATATTTTTATTGTATTTGTATTAATATACTTTATAGGAAAATTTGACCAGCTATCTAGAGCATTATTCCATAATCTATAATAATAACTGCTTCCTTCTTTTTTCCATTCATAAGTATAAACTTTTTTTTCCTGACCGTCATTATTTATATATTCTATTTTATTATTATTAAAAAAAGTATATATTTCATTGCCATTATTTAGTTGCCAGCTTCCAGTGAATCTATGGTCAACAACTCCTTTTTCTACACTTATAATTTCTTTTTTCTCACAAGAACCTATAATTATTGAAAAAGATAATATAATCATAATAAATATTTTATACATTGACAGTCCTTTAATTTAATCTAGTATCATATATAGTATCGTAATAATTATCATAAAATAAAAATTGTATATTACTAATTATACATATCAATATTGATAAAATATTTTAAACATATATAATAATGATTCTGTAACAATATAGATAAAATAATATTAGGATTATTTATGCAGAACTATTTAGACTTATTAAAGAAAGTATTAGAAGAAGGCGAAGAGACTAAAGATAGAACCGGAGTAGGTACAAGAAGGATATTTGGTCCGCAATTAAGATTTAAATTTGAAGGAAATAAAATACCAATAATAACAACAAAAAGAGTTTTTATGAAAGGTGTTATTATAGAATTACTTTGGTTTTTGCAAGGATCTACAAATATAAAATTCTTATTAGAAAATAATGTTCATATATGGGATGAGTGGGCTGATGATATGGGAGAGCTTGGACCTGTATATGGAAAACAGTGGAGAGCTTGGGAAACTAAAGAAGGAAATAAAATAGATCAAATATCAAATATAGTGAATACATTAAGAAATAATCCTGCAAGCAGAAGAATTATTTTAAATGCATGGAATGTGGGAGAGATTGATCAAATGCATCTTCCTCCATGCCATATGATGTGTCAGTTTTCAGTTAATAGCAAAGGAGGAATCATTACTCATTTATATCAAAGATCTGCCGATTTATTTTTGGGAGTTCCTTTTAATATAAGTTCTTATGCTATACTTACAAGGCTTTTAGCTATGCATAGCGGACTTCATGCTTCAGAATTAATAATGACATTCGGAGATGCACATATTTATAATAATCATATAGAGCAGGTTAAACTTCAGCTTTCAAGAGAGCCTTTAGAGCAGACAACAGAATTATTTATAGATAATCGTCCTAATATTTTTAGTCATGTTTATGAGGATTTCAAATTAGAAGGTTATAAATACTACCCAACTATAAAAGCGGAGGTAGCAGTTTGATAGTTTCATTAATTGCAGCAGTGGATTCTAAAAACGGCATAGGACTTAATGGTGTTATGCCTTGGGGACATATAAAAGAGGATATGCAGTTTTTTAGAAGCACAACTACAGGATATGCTGTTATTATGGGCAGAGTAACATTCGAGTCTTTAGGCTCTAAACCTCTTCCTAATAGAAAAAATATTGTTATATCTTCTAATGTAAATACAGAACTTTTGAATAAATATGATAATCTTTTTTATGAAAAATCTTTTGAAGATTCAATTTCAAAATTGCTTTTGGAAAAAAATAAGCAGATATTTATTATAGGAGGAGAATCTATTTATAAAAAGGCATTAGATTATGCAGATATGATATATCTTACTCATATAGATAAAGATTATCATTGCGATAGATTTTTTCCTGAAATAGATACTAATTTATTTCAATCTGATGAATTAAAAACATTTTTCTATAATGATATAAGCGTAAATATAATTAAATATACTAGAATTTAGATTAAATATAATTTAATAAAATAGTTGAAAAATATAAAAACTATTATACAATTTTTGCAGATATATATCTCTATTAAAAACCAATTCTTTCCGGCATTTATATATCTTTTTATTTATTAAGCTATGAACTATTTTGTAGCTTTAATATTTGGGGTTATTTATGAATAGTATAGATAATTTGTTGGAATTAGCCAATAAAGCTTTTAATAGTGCTGATTATAAGAAATCTTTAGAATATTTTGATCAATTAATTTTTTATTATGGAGATAGTGTTGAACTTTATAATAATAGAGGATTAGCTAAGAGCAGTTTGGGAATGTATGAAGAGTCCATTGATGATTTTCAAAAGGTTATTCATATTAATCCTCATTATGTAAATGCTTACAATAATATAGGTTTAGTTAAGCATAATTTAGGAATGTATGAGGAAGCTATTAATTTTTATAAAAAGGCTTTGGATATAGATAATAATTGTATTCAAGCTTGCAATAATATAGGATTAGCTAATCATAATTTAGGAATGTACGAGGAAGCTATTAAATATTATATAAAGGCTATAGAAATTTCTCCTAATGTTCATACCTATAATAATATAGGATTGATAAAAAATGATTTGGGAATGTATGAAGAAGCTATTGAATATTTTAATAAAGTTATACGATTAGATGATCATTATATAAAAGCATATTATAATATAGGACTTTCAAAATATAATCTAAAAAATTATGATGAAGCATTAGATTATTTTAATAAGGTTTTAGAATTAGATTCTAAAAATGTACATGCATATAATAATATTGGTATAATAAAGCAGGATTTGAAATTGCATAATGAAGCATTGGAATATTTTAATAGAGCTTTATTATTAGATAAAAATTATTCTAAAGCGTATTATAATAGAGGACTTTCATTATTAGAATTAGAATTATATGAATGTGCTTTAGCTGATTTTAATGGATGTTTAGAATTGGAGCCTAATTATTATCCTGCATACTGCAAAAGAGGCGAAGTTAAGTTAAAATTAAAAAATTATGAGGAAGCAGTTGAAGATTTTAATAAATATATAGAATATGGAAATCCTGATAGTAAAATATATTTCTATAGAGGTTATGCTGAATATAAATTGAAAGATTATAATAATGCTCTTAAAGATTTCAATATGTGTGATAATAATATAAAAACATTTATATTAAAAATTATATCGAAATTCAAACTTCTATTTGTAAAAAAATAATCATAAATTATTGTTCGTAATGTGATTTTAATATTATAAAAGTTTTATTACATTTAAATAAAATAGGTTTAAATTTATTGTATATAATATATAATATCTCAAACTGTATATTATATGATTTGTTTATTTTAAGGAGATAATTTGAGATTAGAATTAATGCTTGGCGTCAGATATTTAAGAGCCAAAAAGAAATTTTCATTTGTTTCAATAATAACTATTATATGTGTTCTTGGAATATTAGTTGGGGATATGGTAATGATTACTGTACTTTCAGTTATGAATGGCTTCCAAGATGATATAAGAGATAAAATACTTGGAATGAGGGCACATATAAATATCAGTGCTTATAGTGATCAGCCGCTTACAGATTATAAATATGTTGTTGATAACATAATGAACAATAAAGAAATAACAAGTGCTTATCCTTATATAGTTTTACCTTGTATAATGCGTTCATATGGTTTTACTACTCTTATAACAGTGCGTTCTTTTGAAGATAATATATTCACAACCGATAAAGACTTCATAAAATATTTTAATTTTGTTGAAGGCAATAATAAAGATATGAATACTAATGATGCTTTAATAGGATCTGAAATGGCAAAAGATTATGCTTTGTCTATTGGCGATACTATAGATATAATTTCAGCTTCAGGAAGTTTTGAAAGAGGATTTAAACCTCAGAAAACTACTTTCACTATTAAAGGTATTTATAAAACAGGGTATTATGAATATGACAGCAGAATGGTAATAGTTCCTCTTACTACAGGTCAGAAAATGGTTGGATATGATAATGCTGTTACAGGCGTTGCTGTTAAGGTGAGAAATTTTTTTGATGCTGATAAAGTTGCCAAAAAAATTGATACTGATTTAAAAGAGTTTTATAATGTTATGCCTTGGATGTTATTCGATAGAAATTTCTTTCAGGCTTTGCATACAGAAAAATTGATGCTTGCATTGATACTTTCTTTTATTATATTGATAGCAGCTTTAAATATAGCTTCAAGTCAGATAATATTTGTTAAAGATAAAAGGCGTGATATTGCTATAATAAAGACATTAGGTTTAAGGCCTTCAAATGTAGCTAAAGTTTTCTTTTTGGAAGGAGCTATAATTGGTTTAATAGGTACTGTGCTTGGTGTAATATTTGGCATATTACTTGCTAATTATGTAAATGAGGCATTAGACGGCATTAGAATAATACTTCAGGTAATAGTTAATATTATATGGTTTATACCTTCTAAAATAGGAGGATTATCAATACCTATAGTACCTGATTTCTTTCCTTCAGATATATATTATGTAAGCGGAGGACTTCCTTCTATAATACATGCTTCTCAGGTTATAATGGTTGCTAGTATTTCATTCTTGCTTTCAGTTTTATTTGCTATAATACCTGCTTATATAGCAAGCAGATATAAACCTGCGGAGGTATTGAGATATGAGTGATAATAAAGAGGTTTTAATTAATATAGAAAATTTAAAAAAGACTTATGCAGGACCTCCTAAAGTAGAAGTTTTAAAATCAATAAATTTAAAAGTTTATAAAAATGAAATACTTGCCATAACAGGAGAATCCGGCAGCGGAAAAACTACTCTTTTAAATTTAATTGGCGGTATAGATGATATTACAGAAGGCAGTATAGATATATTAGGTAATAACATTGGAAAAATGAATGAAGGTCAATTAGCTCATTTTAGAAATAGTTCTCTAGGTTATGTATTTCAGTTTCATAATTTGCTTGGCGAGTTTAGTGCTTTAGAAAATGTTATGATACCGTCTTTAATGCTTAAATATAATAAAAAGGAAGCCAGACAAAAAGCTGAGGTTTTGCTTGAAACAGTTGGTTTAAAAGATAGAATGGAGCATAGAATAGGAGAACTTTCAGGAGGTGAGGCACAGAGAGTTGCTATAGCCAGAGCTTTGATAAACAGACCTAGTGTAGTATTGGCTGATGAGCCTACTGGGAATTTGGATAAAAAAAATGCTGAAATGGTTAGAGAATTATTATGGAATATGACAAAACAAAGTAATGCTTCTCTGATAATAGTTACGCATTCTGTTTCTATTGCTAACATGGCTGATAGAAAATTGCGTTTGGAATATGGTGAGAATTTAATAGAATATTGAAATATAGTGTGTTTTACTATAAAATAAAAAAAATAATAATTTAGGTTTTTTAAATGATTAAACAAATAAAAGAATTTTTCAAAAAAAAAGAAGAACATAAAAAACTTCATGAAACTGCAAGAAGCGATATTCATATAGATAAATATTATTCTTCTGATGAAAAACATGTATATAGAAGAATGTTTAAATATGCATGGAAGCAAAAAGGATTATATTTTATACCATTTATACTTAGTTTATTATATACCGTAATAAATATACTTCCTCCTTTTTTCGGTCAAATGGCTATAGCACTTACAGGTGGAAAATCTGCACAGCTTGTAGATAGAATACCTTTTTTGAAAAAACTATTTGAAATAGATGCTAAATCAATACTTGGAGATGCTTTCAGTTCAGGAAATATTTTCAATGCTAATTTGCTTTTGCAATTTACTGCTGTAATAATAATAGGTATTGTTTATGTTATTTTAAGAGTTGGATTGGATTATTTTAAATCATTTTTATTCGGTTTTTGTTCTCAGGCAATAAACAGAGATGTTCAGGCTGATATGCTCAAGGCTGTATTAAATACTGATATTGGATATTTTAAGCAGGAAAGAGAAGGTACAATATTGGCTCGTATAGGTGAGGGAGGAGTGATATCAGGATTTGTTACAGGTACTTTTCCTAATATGATTACAATACCTTTAACTTTAATACTTACATTAGCAGTACTTTTCTTTTTGAATGTTAAGCTTACATTAGTTTGTTTGATAGCAAGTCCATTAATAGCTATAGGAACAGATAAAATATCAAAACTTATAAGACCTAGAATTTCTAAATCTCAGGAAATGAATGCTAATATGAGCGGTATAATGCAGGAGAATATGAGAGGTATAGAAGTTATAAAGATATTCTCTAAAGAAGATGTAGAAGTTAATAGATATATAAATTATAATAATGAAATAATAGATTATACAAGAAAGATGACTATGGTTTCAGCATTGAACAGACCATTAGTAGAACTCATTATGATAGTTGCTATGCTGCTTATATTGGCTTATGGCGGATATTTAGTATTTAATGGAGAAATGCCTTTTGAGTTTTTATGGGGATTTTTGCTTTATATGCTTAATATTTCTACTCCTGTAAGAGATTTATCAGGACTTTTTGTAGGTTTGCAGTCTACAAAAGTTATAGGTAAAAGAGTATTTCAAATAATGGATTTGCCTCAGGAAAAAGTTGATGATAAGTCAAAAATGGAGATGAAGCCTATAGAAAATTCTATAGAATTTAAAGATGTTGAATTCGAGTATCCTAGAAGAGGTAATGAAGAACCTTTCAAATTGGGACCTATTAATTTTAAAGTGAAAAAAGGTGATATTGTTGCTTTTGTAGGTAATTCAGGCGGAGGTAAAACTACACTTGTAACTTTAATACCTAAATTATTTTTACCTTCATCCGGACAAATTTTATTTGATGGAATAGATGCAAATGAAATAAATACTAGAAGTTTAAGGCAGCATATAGGAGTTGTATCACAGGAAAATATTTTATTTTATGGAAGCGTAAGAGATAATATTTTGTATGGCGATACTGAAGCTACAGATGATGATATGTTTAGAGCAGCAAAAATAGCACATGCTGATGAGTTTATATTGAAATTACCTAATGGTTATGATACACATATAGGTCCTAGAGGAATTATGCTTTCTGGCGGACAGCGTCAGAGAATAGCATTAGCTAGAGCTGTTTTAAGAAAGCCGTCAATACTTATTTTAGATGAGGCTACAAGTGCTTTAGATACCGAAAGTGAAATGTATGTTCAAAAAGCATTAAATGAAATTATTAATCTTCAAACTACATTTGTTATAGCTCACAGACTTTCAACTATTAAAAATGCTACTTATATATGTGTAGTAGAAGATGGTAAAATAATAGAATCTGGTACTCATGAAGAATTAATGAAGAAAGGCGGAAAGTATCAATATTTATATTCATTACAGTTTAGAGATAATTAATAGATTATTAAAATAATAAAAATAGCTGCTATAATTATTATTAGCAGCTATTTTTTTATATTTAAGTTTTTAATAAGTATAAATTAATATGAAAATTAATTATCATTTGATGTTTCAGTAGCTATGCTTAGTCTTGTAAATCCTGCATTTTTGACACTGTCTATAACAGATATTAAAGTTTGAGTTTTTACATCTTGATCTGAACGTATTTCCACAGGCTTTTCCAATTCTCCTTCTGTATCAGCTAATTTTTTTAGATCTGCATCAATATCTTCTGATATGTATCCATTTATATATTTTTGTCCGTCTTTTGATATGCTTATTACTACGGTTTCATTTTTATCGGATCCTACTGCTGATGTTGATTTTGGCAAACTAATTTCTATTTGAGGCGTAACTATAATTGTTGAACCCACCATGAAGAATATAAGCAAATTAAATACTATATCTATCATGGGGGTTAAATCTATTCCGCTTTTTATATTGAATCTTCTTCTAAACTTCATATGCGCACACTGCATTATTAAAGTTATTCTACTGTTATAGTTCTTACATTACTTAAGAAATGCTGACCTTTATATAGAATAGAAATTTTATAATCTCCTTTTCCATATTCAGCCTTGAAAGTTCTTCCTAATATAGAGTTGCCCATATCTTTAACATCATATATTACTTTTCCTATGTATGTTTTTCCATCATCTCCTGTGATTCTAGCTTCAGGATCAGCCATTTCTACAGCCAATTTAAAATCAGTAAAAGCAGCCCCATTTAGTATTCTATATTTTACAGTTATTTCACTGCCTTCTTTAGCTTTAGGTGAGAAGTCAACAGATTCAGCAACTATGTTGGCAAATGTTACTGTAGTATAAACACCAACACCTCTTTTTACAGCACCAACTCCTATAGCATTATATTCCTTGCTTAATATGTTCTTTTTGCTGTCAGGAGTTTTCATCAAATCTTTAACAATGCTTTCAGCAGCTTTTTTATCAGTAAAAGGAACAACGTCTAATTTATGCAAACTTTCACTTATATTTCCAACCATTTCAGGATATAATTTTACTTGTCTTGCTTTAGAGTCTAATCCGTCTAAATCTGTATTGCTGAAGAATTTATTTTTAGCCATATTATCAGCATGATATAATGCTAATGAATGAAGTCTTTGATTATTAGGAAGAGGAGGTAAAGATACCTTACTTCTTTCTAAATTTATTAATCTAAATACTTCGTCTTCTATAGTATTAGCACTAAGTATTAAAGTTGATAAAAAGATAAATATTATTATGAAATTTAACTTTTTCATTTTTAATCTCCAAAATTTTTTAAAATTATATAATTATAAATCTAATTCTATAATGATTTTGTAAAAAATAAAAGAAAATAAATGTAAAAATAATATTATTTTTTTATGTTAGTTTTTTTCTTTATGCTTTTTACTAAGAAACAGTAGATTACAGGTACTATTATAATAGTAGGTACATCTATATTTACAAATATAGTTATAACTACAGAGGAGAGAGATTCTTATTTCAATAAGAAATTTTTCGATGAATATGCTAAGTATTTGGGACAGAATATAACTATAAAAGCTAAAGTAAAGAAAGATACTATATGGCTTTCCTACAGAAGCAAATCATTTTAGAGATATACTATTATGTGGATAGAAAATAAAGAATAAGAAAAATATCATA is a genomic window containing:
- a CDS encoding ExbD/TolR family protein encodes the protein MKFRRRFNIKSGIDLTPMIDIVFNLLIFFMVGSTIIVTPQIEISLPKSTSAVGSDKNETVVISISKDGQKYINGYISEDIDADLKKLADTEGELEKPVEIRSDQDVKTQTLISVIDSVKNAGFTRLSIATETSNDN
- a CDS encoding ABC transporter ATP-binding protein, with translation MIKQIKEFFKKKEEHKKLHETARSDIHIDKYYSSDEKHVYRRMFKYAWKQKGLYFIPFILSLLYTVINILPPFFGQMAIALTGGKSAQLVDRIPFLKKLFEIDAKSILGDAFSSGNIFNANLLLQFTAVIIIGIVYVILRVGLDYFKSFLFGFCSQAINRDVQADMLKAVLNTDIGYFKQEREGTILARIGEGGVISGFVTGTFPNMITIPLTLILTLAVLFFLNVKLTLVCLIASPLIAIGTDKISKLIRPRISKSQEMNANMSGIMQENMRGIEVIKIFSKEDVEVNRYINYNNEIIDYTRKMTMVSALNRPLVELIMIVAMLLILAYGGYLVFNGEMPFEFLWGFLLYMLNISTPVRDLSGLFVGLQSTKVIGKRVFQIMDLPQEKVDDKSKMEMKPIENSIEFKDVEFEYPRRGNEEPFKLGPINFKVKKGDIVAFVGNSGGGKTTLVTLIPKLFLPSSGQILFDGIDANEINTRSLRQHIGVVSQENILFYGSVRDNILYGDTEATDDDMFRAAKIAHADEFILKLPNGYDTHIGPRGIMLSGGQRQRIALARAVLRKPSILILDEATSALDTESEMYVQKALNEIINLQTTFVIAHRLSTIKNATYICVVEDGKIIESGTHEELMKKGGKYQYLYSLQFRDN
- a CDS encoding CAP domain-containing protein → MKKLNFIIIFIFLSTLILSANTIEDEVFRLINLERSKVSLPPLPNNQRLHSLALYHADNMAKNKFFSNTDLDGLDSKARQVKLYPEMVGNISESLHKLDVVPFTDKKAAESIVKDLMKTPDSKKNILSKEYNAIGVGAVKRGVGVYTTVTFANIVAESVDFSPKAKEGSEITVKYRILNGAAFTDFKLAVEMADPEARITGDDGKTYIGKVIYDVKDMGNSILGRTFKAEYGKGDYKISILYKGQHFLSNVRTITVE